One Peribacillus simplex NBRC 15720 = DSM 1321 genomic region harbors:
- a CDS encoding CPBP family intramembrane glutamic endopeptidase: MKNKQAEIIKQLTDKQLLYNLFLTQIILLTLAIFLGIILFKDRSAFFDLFIFDDLNILLIGIPAGVIVVLFDLLLMKVTPSSYQDDGGINERIFSNLSYPLIFVVALVVAISEEVLFRGVLQTHFGLLLTSLIFAAVHYRYLFNWFLFLNVLVLSFFIGFLFEMTNNIIVTITAHFLIDFILGILIRNKKQRGFSKKGGDLNEPSTKE, encoded by the coding sequence ATGAAAAATAAGCAAGCAGAAATAATTAAACAACTTACAGATAAACAGTTGCTATATAATTTATTTCTTACACAAATTATTCTCTTAACGTTAGCCATCTTTTTAGGTATTATTTTATTTAAAGACCGTTCTGCTTTTTTCGACTTATTTATCTTTGATGACCTGAACATTTTGCTGATTGGAATTCCCGCTGGAGTCATTGTCGTGTTATTTGACTTATTGCTTATGAAAGTGACGCCATCTTCCTATCAGGATGATGGTGGTATTAACGAACGCATTTTCAGTAATTTGTCATACCCGTTGATTTTTGTCGTAGCTTTAGTGGTAGCGATAAGTGAAGAAGTATTATTCCGTGGAGTGTTGCAAACACATTTTGGTTTGCTTCTTACCAGCCTCATTTTTGCAGCCGTTCATTATCGTTACCTTTTTAATTGGTTTTTATTTTTAAATGTTTTGGTTTTGAGCTTCTTTATCGGTTTTCTTTTTGAAATGACGAATAATATCATCGTGACGATAACGGCCCACTTTTTGATTGACTTTATCCTTGGTATTTTAATCAGGAACAAAAAACAAAGAGGGTTTAGCAAGAAAGGGGGTGACTTGAATGAGCCGAGTACAAAAGAATGA
- a CDS encoding metallophosphoesterase, giving the protein MLWLSGLFLVIILLLFATIIYMWRTAMQDRLIFQDLYFKDFPEGFGDVRIFFISDLHRRIVADKLIEDARDKTDLVIIGGDIRESGVPLERVEKNILKLKELGPLYFVWGNNDYEGDFHELDATLLKHGVKILDNTAVSFESQNGSKIALLGIDDISEERDRLDLALSDCGNEDFRILVSHNPLVKKQLTPEHHISLVLSGHTHGGQIRILGFGPYQIGSIKKEGDCLYMTSNGYGTSAVPLRLEAKPETHLFTLKRGTDTEIGEAVEKTY; this is encoded by the coding sequence ATGTTATGGTTATCTGGATTATTTTTAGTCATCATTCTGCTGTTATTTGCCACAATTATTTACATGTGGCGTACGGCAATGCAAGATAGGTTGATTTTTCAAGACTTATATTTCAAAGACTTTCCTGAAGGCTTTGGCGATGTTCGGATTTTTTTCATATCCGATCTTCATCGACGGATCGTTGCGGACAAATTAATTGAGGACGCTCGTGACAAGACAGATTTGGTGATAATCGGCGGTGACATTAGGGAAAGCGGGGTTCCCTTAGAACGTGTGGAAAAAAATATATTGAAACTAAAAGAACTTGGTCCCCTATATTTTGTTTGGGGTAATAATGATTATGAAGGAGACTTCCATGAATTGGATGCGACTCTTTTGAAACACGGTGTGAAAATCCTTGATAATACTGCTGTTTCTTTTGAGTCTCAAAATGGCAGTAAAATCGCTCTTCTGGGCATTGATGATATATCGGAAGAACGTGATAGGCTTGACCTTGCCCTGTCGGATTGCGGGAATGAAGATTTTCGGATTTTGGTGAGCCATAATCCATTGGTCAAGAAACAGTTGACTCCAGAACACCATATTAGTCTCGTCCTGTCAGGTCACACCCATGGCGGGCAGATTCGCATATTAGGATTCGGGCCCTATCAGATCGGCAGCATTAAAAAAGAGGGGGACTGTTTATATATGACGAGTAACGGCTATGGGACAAGCGCAGTGCCTTTAAGGCTTGAGGCTAAGCCGGAAACACACCTCTTCACCCTGAAAAGGGGGACAGACACTGAAATAGGCGAAGCTGTGGAAAAAACCTATTAG
- a CDS encoding YpbF family protein: MESTIILLDEKTDQATKQMLQNVVDRKKKFEALKKKHLQSLWATMIVAALFMIYLYFYIVVPYSYSFFSMFSVFVDHFSHFLFLAAAIGLYGYMVLIKKKLDKAEKEFQLLRCEIINKSKQLWEKEEEWKSRHKVFEMMKKNYDINLYHENK, encoded by the coding sequence ATGGAATCGACAATCATTTTATTGGATGAGAAAACGGATCAAGCAACAAAACAAATGCTGCAGAATGTCGTGGATCGAAAGAAAAAATTCGAGGCACTTAAAAAGAAACACCTTCAAAGCTTATGGGCGACCATGATTGTTGCTGCCCTTTTTATGATTTATCTTTATTTTTATATCGTTGTACCTTATTCCTATTCCTTTTTCAGTATGTTTAGTGTTTTCGTCGACCATTTTAGCCATTTCCTTTTTTTGGCGGCAGCAATTGGTCTATATGGATATATGGTTTTAATTAAAAAAAAGCTTGATAAAGCTGAAAAGGAGTTTCAACTGCTACGCTGTGAAATCATTAATAAAAGTAAGCAATTGTGGGAAAAAGAGGAAGAATGGAAAAGCCGCCATAAGGTTTTTGAAATGATGAAGAAGAATTATGATATTAACTTATATCATGAAAATAAATGA
- a CDS encoding LysM peptidoglycan-binding domain-containing protein yields the protein MSRVQKNEKENDQAGELRSRIERQKAKSSLPKRSKVHQNKKKKSKVKIKFPMIQLLALFFILLPIGFYSLYTYLQDRPVPVTKSDQVVLKEEDKESIPTTATADDLKEKESAKAGAEKEKEEAEAKAKAEQEAEEKAKAEQEAEEKAKAEQEAEEKAKAEHEAAEKAKAQQIADEKAKKAAAEKKKAAENVQAAKPDKESYKVVLHTVQGEETLFRISMKYYKSQEGIALIREWNGLNGNEISKGQVLKIPIKK from the coding sequence ATGAGCCGAGTACAAAAGAATGAAAAAGAAAACGATCAGGCTGGTGAACTTCGTTCGCGAATTGAACGTCAGAAGGCTAAGTCATCATTGCCCAAGCGGAGCAAAGTCCACCAGAATAAAAAGAAAAAAAGTAAAGTGAAGATTAAGTTCCCAATGATACAATTATTAGCGTTATTTTTTATTTTGCTTCCAATTGGATTTTACAGCCTTTATACATATCTGCAGGATAGGCCTGTACCTGTTACGAAAAGTGACCAAGTCGTTTTGAAAGAGGAAGATAAAGAATCGATTCCAACTACAGCAACGGCAGATGATTTAAAGGAAAAAGAATCGGCAAAGGCTGGAGCTGAGAAAGAAAAAGAAGAAGCTGAGGCTAAAGCTAAAGCGGAGCAAGAAGCTGAAGAAAAGGCCAAAGCGGAGCAAGAAGCTGAAGAAAAGGCCAAAGCGGAGCAAGAAGCTGAGGAAAAGGCCAAAGCGGAGCACGAAGCTGCGGAAAAAGCCAAAGCACAGCAAATAGCTGACGAAAAAGCAAAGAAGGCAGCAGCAGAAAAGAAAAAGGCTGCCGAAAATGTTCAAGCCGCGAAACCGGATAAAGAGAGTTATAAAGTTGTTTTACATACTGTTCAAGGTGAAGAAACATTATTTCGCATTTCCATGAAATACTACAAATCACAGGAAGGGATTGCTCTGATCAGGGAGTGGAATGGGCTGAATGGCAATGAAATTTCCAAAGGTCAGGTATTGAAAATTCCAATCAAGAAATAA
- a CDS encoding MerR family transcriptional regulator, protein MQEGKYNIKAVSKLLDIQSGTLRAWERRYKIIEPVRNESGHRLYTEKHLQILKWLINKTKQGFTISQAVSLLESTGTLAPGVQETNRKDEQAIKLSDELIEALLNFNENKAHMLISQAFSMYTIEQTIVDVLGSILIQIGDKWERGEITSAHEHFASNILKSRISSVMHTIPTNGFLPKALTVCAPGEKHEFGLLVFTIFLKRKGYETIYLGESIADKDLFTVLNIIKPSYLFMSCSLKENLDGTFRLVEALIKDFPDLKVGLGGAALSLISEENRTAFSGVLMGDTQSKWEEWLKG, encoded by the coding sequence ATGCAAGAAGGTAAATATAATATAAAGGCAGTTTCAAAACTGCTAGACATTCAGTCGGGAACCCTTAGGGCATGGGAAAGGCGCTATAAAATTATCGAACCTGTCAGGAATGAATCAGGGCACCGGCTGTATACAGAAAAACATCTGCAAATCCTTAAGTGGCTCATTAATAAAACAAAGCAAGGTTTTACAATAAGCCAAGCTGTTTCACTTCTCGAAAGTACCGGCACTCTAGCGCCTGGAGTTCAAGAAACGAATCGTAAGGATGAACAAGCGATTAAGTTATCGGATGAATTAATTGAAGCTCTATTGAATTTCAATGAAAATAAAGCCCATATGCTGATAAGCCAAGCATTCAGCATGTATACAATCGAACAAACCATAGTTGATGTACTCGGTTCAATATTAATTCAGATTGGGGATAAGTGGGAAAGAGGGGAAATTACTTCCGCTCATGAACACTTTGCGTCGAACATCCTAAAATCCAGAATCAGTTCAGTTATGCATACGATTCCGACTAATGGTTTTCTTCCGAAAGCCCTTACCGTTTGTGCTCCCGGTGAAAAACATGAATTTGGACTGTTGGTCTTCACCATTTTTTTGAAGCGAAAAGGGTATGAAACCATTTATTTAGGTGAATCCATTGCTGATAAGGACCTTTTCACCGTATTAAACATCATAAAGCCCTCTTACCTATTCATGTCATGTTCACTGAAAGAGAATCTTGATGGAACATTTAGGCTGGTTGAAGCGTTAATAAAGGATTTCCCGGATTTGAAGGTGGGTCTTGGCGGTGCGGCGCTGAGCCTTATTTCCGAAGAAAACCGTACGGCCTTCAGCGGAGTTTTAATGGGGGACACGCAATCTAAATGGGAGGAATGGCTGAAAGGTTAG